In Granulicatella elegans, one genomic interval encodes:
- a CDS encoding 2-oxo acid dehydrogenase subunit E2 — protein sequence MAFQFKMPDIGEGIAEGEIVKIDIKVGDTIQEDDILFEVQNDKSVEEIPSPVSGTILEVKVQEGTVARVGDIIVVIDDGSGSAEAAPAATPAASAPAAPAAGVFQFKLPDIGEGIAEGEIVKIDVKVGDTIAEDDILFEVQNDKSVEEIPSPVSGTITAVLVSEGTVAHVGDVIVEIAAEGVAPVVAPTAPTAPASSPASAAPAQPTGVPAASNPGKLVLAMPSVRQYAREKGVDITAVVPTGKGGRVTREDIDNFGGSPVAAPAVEAAAPAAAPAPASAAKAEPAKPFVGSAEREERVKLTPMRKAISKAMVNSKHTAPHVTLHDQVEVSKLWDHRKKFKDIAAAQGTKLTFLPYVVKALAVAMKKFPVLNASIDDATQEIVYKNYINIGIATDTDLGLFVPNIKDANTKSMFGIADEINALAAKAHEGKLTAADMGHGTITISNIGSVGGGWFTPVINYPEIAILGVGTIVREPVINENDEIVIGRNMKLSLSFDHRIVDGATAQKAMNELKRLLADPELLLMEA from the coding sequence ATGGCTTTCCAATTTAAAATGCCTGATATCGGTGAAGGTATCGCAGAAGGCGAAATCGTAAAAATCGACATTAAAGTCGGTGACACAATCCAAGAAGATGATATTTTATTTGAAGTACAAAACGACAAATCTGTAGAGGAAATTCCATCTCCAGTAAGTGGTACAATCTTAGAAGTTAAGGTTCAAGAAGGAACAGTAGCACGTGTAGGAGATATTATCGTTGTAATCGATGATGGTTCTGGTTCAGCAGAAGCAGCACCAGCTGCAACACCAGCAGCAAGTGCACCAGCGGCTCCGGCAGCAGGTGTATTCCAATTCAAATTACCAGATATTGGTGAAGGAATTGCAGAAGGTGAAATCGTAAAAATTGATGTTAAAGTAGGCGACACGATCGCAGAAGATGACATTTTATTTGAAGTACAAAATGATAAATCTGTAGAAGAAATTCCATCTCCAGTAAGTGGAACAATTACTGCAGTTTTAGTATCTGAAGGAACAGTAGCACATGTAGGGGATGTTATTGTTGAAATCGCAGCAGAAGGAGTTGCACCAGTTGTAGCACCAACGGCTCCAACAGCACCAGCATCTAGTCCAGCATCAGCGGCTCCAGCACAACCAACAGGAGTTCCAGCAGCAAGCAATCCAGGTAAATTAGTATTAGCTATGCCATCAGTACGTCAATACGCACGTGAAAAAGGTGTTGATATCACAGCAGTTGTTCCAACAGGTAAAGGTGGACGTGTTACTCGTGAAGATATCGACAACTTTGGTGGATCACCAGTTGCAGCTCCAGCAGTAGAAGCAGCAGCACCAGCAGCGGCTCCAGCACCAGCATCAGCAGCTAAAGCAGAACCAGCTAAACCATTTGTAGGTTCAGCAGAACGTGAAGAACGCGTGAAATTAACTCCAATGCGTAAAGCAATTTCTAAAGCAATGGTGAATAGCAAACATACAGCTCCTCACGTAACATTACATGATCAAGTTGAAGTTTCTAAACTATGGGATCACCGTAAGAAATTCAAAGATATTGCTGCAGCACAAGGTACTAAATTAACATTCTTACCATATGTTGTTAAAGCATTAGCAGTAGCAATGAAAAAATTCCCTGTATTAAATGCTTCAATTGATGATGCAACACAAGAAATTGTCTACAAAAACTACATCAATATCGGTATTGCAACTGATACAGATTTAGGATTATTCGTTCCAAATATTAAAGACGCAAATACTAAGAGCATGTTCGGAATTGCTGATGAAATTAATGCATTAGCAGCTAAAGCTCACGAAGGTAAATTAACTGCAGCTGACATGGGACACGGAACAATTACAATTTCAAATATTGGTTCAGTAGGTGGTGGCTGGTTCACTCCAGTTATTAACTACCCTGAAATAGCGATTTTAGGTGTAGGTACAATCGTTCGTGAACCAGTGATTAACGAAAATGATGAAATCGTAATCGGACGTAACATGAAATTATCATTAAGTTTCGACCACCGTATCGTGGACGGAGCTACTGCTCAAAAAGCAATGAACGAATTAAAACGTTTATTAGCTGATCCAGAATTATTATTAATGGAAGCTTAA
- a CDS encoding UPF0223 family protein, whose protein sequence is MANYSYPLDLDWTHQEMSTVISLWNAVEDAYECGIETEVFIKRYKDFKTIVKSIGEEKRLGKEFESVSGYSLYRVVQMSKNASKRIKME, encoded by the coding sequence TTGGCAAATTATAGTTATCCATTAGACTTGGATTGGACTCACCAAGAAATGTCTACAGTTATTTCTTTATGGAATGCAGTAGAGGATGCTTATGAATGTGGAATTGAAACAGAAGTATTTATCAAACGATATAAAGATTTCAAAACGATTGTAAAAAGTATTGGTGAAGAAAAAAGACTTGGTAAAGAATTTGAATCGGTTTCTGGATATAGTTTATACCGTGTCGTTCAAATGAGCAAAAATGCTTCAAAAAGAATTAAAATGGAATAG
- a CDS encoding extracellular solute-binding protein, producing MNKKNNTLKQDDFYPHLLRAFTYEKNVIGVPMNASTLLLYSNMNALKSVGVTEPPKTIDELAEVTKKLKSMDGKNGFNSEIARYQLVNFVVSQSDKNFVGDNEGGRASRMTKYVMGEDGSLDKFLTEWKKVIDTGNYKFTEDNANEEFSTGLNSMVLLSSARLGAIKKLVGDSFEWKTSFIPKVSKNDTSGASIGGSSLVLYSHDDANRLSAAWDFISYATSPKVQAEWSKATGYIPVNIHTEKLPEMMKFYEENPNYKVALEQMKNASPMSQEPFDLVNWEVNDIIKDVMKRFAQGNISKDEAKDEIIKKSNDALSEYNRVNN from the coding sequence TTGAACAAAAAAAATAATACACTAAAGCAGGATGATTTTTATCCACATTTATTAAGAGCATTTACGTATGAAAAAAATGTAATTGGAGTTCCGATGAATGCTTCTACTCTTTTATTGTATTCAAATATGAATGCGCTTAAATCTGTGGGCGTAACTGAACCTCCAAAAACAATTGATGAGTTAGCAGAAGTTACAAAAAAGTTAAAATCAATGGATGGTAAAAATGGGTTTAATTCAGAAATTGCTCGATATCAATTAGTAAATTTTGTAGTTAGTCAATCGGATAAGAACTTTGTTGGAGATAATGAAGGTGGTCGAGCTTCACGTATGACAAAATATGTAATGGGTGAAGATGGTAGTTTAGATAAATTTTTAACTGAATGGAAAAAAGTTATTGATACTGGAAATTATAAATTTACTGAAGATAATGCTAATGAAGAATTTTCTACAGGATTAAATTCAATGGTACTGTTATCCTCTGCTCGATTGGGAGCAATAAAAAAATTAGTTGGAGATTCATTTGAATGGAAAACATCATTTATACCTAAAGTGTCAAAAAATGATACTAGTGGTGCAAGTATTGGAGGTAGTTCTTTAGTATTATATAGCCATGATGATGCTAATCGTTTATCTGCCGCTTGGGATTTTATTTCTTATGCAACTTCACCAAAAGTTCAAGCTGAATGGTCCAAAGCTACGGGATATATTCCTGTTAATATTCATACAGAAAAATTACCTGAAATGATGAAATTTTATGAAGAAAATCCAAATTATAAAGTTGCATTAGAACAAATGAAGAATGCAAGTCCGATGTCTCAAGAACCATTTGATCTGGTCAATTGGGAAGTAAATGATATTATTAAAGATGTAATGAAACGTTTTGCACAAGGTAATATTAGTAAAGATGAAGCAAAAGATGAAATTATCAAGAAAAGTAATGATGCACTTTCTGAATATAATAGAGTCAATAATTAA
- a CDS encoding nucleoside hydrolase: MVNVNIDLIKRLEKPKNKVDVVLDTDAFNEIDDQFALAYLIQSSEKLNLKAVYAAPFDNHHSSGPEDGMERSFEEIFKVYDLMKETRFHDVTFKGATQFLENNVTYCDCDAVNDLVERSKGYSKENPLYVIGIAAATNIASAIIKDKTIVDRIVILWLGGLSYDWHDNRSFNSGQDVIAAQVLLDSYVPLVQFPGKGVIDHFTTTGPELEYWLKGKNDFCDYMIEKTAEEARITYGGKVWSRAIWDVVPVAWLLDGEFMLDKLVTSPIMQENHYYSNDPRRHFIKYVYSVNRDNLMNDLFEKMARFN, from the coding sequence ATGGTAAATGTTAATATAGACTTAATAAAAAGATTGGAAAAACCCAAAAATAAAGTAGATGTCGTTTTAGATACAGATGCTTTTAATGAAATAGATGATCAATTTGCTTTGGCATATTTAATCCAATCTTCAGAAAAATTAAATTTGAAAGCGGTTTATGCGGCACCTTTTGATAATCATCATTCATCAGGACCTGAAGATGGAATGGAAAGAAGTTTCGAAGAAATATTTAAAGTATATGATTTAATGAAAGAAACAAGATTCCACGATGTCACTTTTAAGGGAGCAACTCAATTTTTAGAGAATAATGTTACTTATTGTGATTGTGATGCTGTGAATGATTTAGTTGAACGATCAAAGGGATATAGCAAAGAAAATCCTTTATATGTTATTGGAATTGCTGCAGCAACAAATATCGCATCAGCTATTATTAAAGATAAAACCATTGTAGATAGAATAGTAATTTTATGGCTTGGTGGATTAAGTTATGATTGGCATGATAATCGTTCATTTAATTCAGGTCAAGATGTGATTGCAGCGCAAGTTCTATTAGATTCATATGTGCCATTAGTACAATTTCCAGGAAAAGGTGTTATTGATCATTTTACAACTACTGGACCAGAATTAGAATATTGGCTAAAAGGGAAAAATGATTTCTGTGATTATATGATTGAAAAAACAGCAGAAGAAGCAAGAATTACTTATGGTGGTAAAGTTTGGTCTAGAGCAATTTGGGATGTGGTTCCTGTTGCTTGGTTGTTAGATGGCGAATTTATGTTAGATAAACTAGTTACTAGCCCTATTATGCAAGAAAACCATTATTATAGTAATGATCCGAGAAGACATTTTATAAAGTATGTGTATAGTGTCAATAGAGACAATCTAATGAATGATTTATTTGAAAAAATGGCACGTTTTAATTAG
- a CDS encoding TIGR00730 family Rossman fold protein, with the protein MNIAVYCDASQSNCPTFDERTEELGKWMALKNHTLVYGGGNTGLMGIVATAVMQTGGKVIGVMPQFLVNREIAKKDITKLDIVETMSERKNKMIELSEAYIALPGGPGTLEEIAEIVSWVRVGQTNGICIFYNMEGYYDHLEAFFNHMVTTNLLSQEDRNQIYFAKSLDEIEKLIENLEKR; encoded by the coding sequence ATGAATATTGCAGTTTATTGTGATGCTAGTCAAAGTAATTGTCCAACTTTCGATGAAAGAACAGAGGAACTAGGAAAATGGATGGCGCTGAAGAATCACACTCTTGTTTACGGTGGAGGAAATACTGGCTTAATGGGTATAGTAGCTACAGCTGTGATGCAAACTGGGGGAAAAGTTATTGGTGTCATGCCACAGTTTTTAGTGAATCGTGAAATCGCAAAAAAAGACATTACAAAACTTGATATTGTTGAAACGATGTCAGAACGTAAAAACAAGATGATTGAATTAAGTGAAGCGTATATTGCACTTCCTGGAGGGCCTGGAACACTAGAAGAAATTGCAGAAATAGTTTCATGGGTAAGAGTCGGTCAAACGAATGGAATTTGTATTTTTTACAATATGGAAGGGTATTATGACCATTTAGAAGCGTTCTTTAATCATATGGTGACGACAAACTTACTAAGTCAGGAAGATAGAAATCAAATCTATTTTGCAAAGTCACTTGATGAAATTGAAAAATTAATTGAAAACTTAGAAAAGCGTTAG
- a CDS encoding MATE family efflux transporter, producing the protein MEEGINQKFNKTELRMNIFHIVWPVFIEVLLGSLFGMIDMMMVGRIPEYAAQAVSAVGMTNQPVFLGLSFVQALNVGGTAIIARYYGAKKYKNISLVLKHVMLLAMLGFVLPISVLMIVLASYVLSFLGADSSVIEVGLGYFRVIMLGFIFQSFSFTMTAALRGIGETKIPMQNNVIANSLNVLGNAVLIYGLFGFPVLGVTGAAISTALSNVIAMSLNLRYVLSKKSVLYLDFKEKFEFRFEMMKDLIRIGLPTALEQLALRVGIISFLNIVSGLGTNVYAAHQISLNILNLTYSPAQAFGITASTLMGQSLGAKNEQLARLYTRMCQRIGFVIAIGMSLFIFFGSKTLAEFYSTDTEIIRNTMIALTIVAFVQPFQSHQLITSGALRGAGDTVWPLIAIFVGSVLIRVSLGYVFVNIFYLGLAGAWYAVFIDQFIRWLIILFRFKSGKWKYIRINLD; encoded by the coding sequence ATGGAAGAAGGGATAAATCAGAAGTTTAATAAAACAGAATTAAGAATGAATATTTTTCATATTGTATGGCCTGTTTTTATTGAAGTGTTATTAGGCTCTTTATTTGGAATGATTGATATGATGATGGTAGGGCGTATTCCAGAATATGCAGCTCAAGCAGTATCTGCTGTTGGAATGACGAACCAACCCGTATTTTTAGGATTAAGTTTTGTTCAAGCATTGAATGTAGGTGGAACAGCCATCATTGCTCGTTATTATGGAGCGAAGAAATATAAAAATATTAGCCTAGTATTAAAACACGTCATGTTACTAGCAATGCTAGGATTTGTGCTTCCTATTTCAGTGTTAATGATTGTATTAGCTTCCTATGTATTATCCTTTTTAGGGGCAGATTCTTCTGTTATTGAAGTTGGGTTAGGATATTTTAGAGTGATTATGCTTGGATTTATTTTTCAATCATTTTCATTTACGATGACTGCCGCTTTGCGTGGGATTGGTGAAACAAAAATTCCTATGCAGAATAATGTAATCGCCAATAGTTTAAATGTACTAGGAAATGCGGTGTTAATTTATGGTTTATTTGGTTTCCCAGTGCTTGGAGTAACTGGGGCAGCGATTTCAACAGCATTAAGTAATGTTATTGCGATGTCGTTAAACTTAAGGTATGTGTTATCTAAAAAGAGTGTTTTATATTTAGATTTTAAGGAAAAATTTGAATTTCGTTTTGAAATGATGAAAGATTTAATTCGAATCGGATTGCCGACAGCTTTAGAACAATTAGCATTAAGAGTGGGGATTATTTCATTTTTAAATATTGTTTCTGGATTGGGGACAAATGTTTATGCAGCACATCAAATTTCATTAAATATTTTAAATCTAACTTATTCACCTGCTCAAGCTTTTGGGATTACAGCTTCCACTTTAATGGGGCAATCTCTTGGAGCGAAAAATGAACAATTGGCAAGGTTGTATACAAGAATGTGTCAACGAATAGGTTTTGTCATTGCCATCGGGATGTCACTATTTATCTTTTTTGGTTCGAAAACTTTAGCAGAATTTTACTCCACAGACACTGAAATTATTCGAAATACCATGATTGCCTTAACGATTGTGGCGTTCGTTCAACCATTTCAAAGTCATCAATTAATTACTTCAGGTGCACTAAGAGGAGCAGGGGATACTGTTTGGCCTTTGATTGCCATTTTTGTAGGGTCAGTGTTAATTCGAGTTAGTTTAGGTTATGTATTTGTCAATATATTTTACCTTGGTCTAGCAGGAGCATGGTACGCAGTATTTATTGACCAATTTATTCGTTGGCTCATTATTTTATTTAGATTTAAATCAGGAAAATGGAAGTATATTCGCATTAACTTAGATTAG
- a CDS encoding inositol monophosphatase family protein translates to MDLFATHLLVNDWIMEAGNKIRHSFDESITVDTKTSRNDLVTNVDKEIEQFLISKIREQFPTHKIMGEEGFGDELTSMDGYVWLIDPIDGTLNFVKRQEDFGIMVALYKDGVGLLGYIYDVMRDRFVYGIKDYGAYCNGRRLSKPEVHSIGDSSINVNGFMLLEANEKEASMIRKAMVTRTYGASSIEHIQVVLGKSVAYVSTLLAPWDIAAGMVIAKELDLHYSTVDGKEVDFLVPNKKTTGVICSKDIAEEIIAAFK, encoded by the coding sequence ATGGATTTATTTGCGACACATTTATTAGTCAATGATTGGATTATGGAGGCTGGAAATAAAATTCGTCATAGCTTTGATGAATCAATTACAGTGGATACAAAAACTAGTCGTAATGACTTAGTTACGAATGTCGATAAAGAAATCGAACAATTTTTAATTTCAAAAATTCGTGAACAATTCCCAACACATAAAATTATGGGAGAAGAAGGATTCGGTGACGAATTAACTTCAATGGACGGGTATGTATGGTTAATCGATCCAATCGATGGAACATTGAACTTTGTAAAACGTCAAGAAGATTTTGGGATTATGGTTGCTTTATATAAAGATGGCGTTGGTTTATTAGGTTACATTTATGATGTAATGCGTGACCGCTTTGTTTATGGTATTAAAGATTACGGTGCTTATTGCAATGGTCGTCGTTTATCTAAACCAGAAGTTCACAGTATCGGTGATAGTTCTATTAACGTAAACGGATTTATGTTATTAGAAGCAAATGAAAAAGAAGCATCAATGATTCGTAAAGCAATGGTAACTCGTACTTATGGAGCTTCTTCAATTGAACATATTCAAGTAGTATTAGGAAAATCTGTTGCTTATGTATCAACATTATTAGCACCATGGGATATTGCTGCTGGTATGGTAATTGCAAAAGAATTAGATTTACACTATAGTACAGTAGATGGAAAAGAAGTTGATTTCTTAGTACCAAATAAAAAGACTACAGGAGTTATCTGTTCTAAAGATATTGCAGAAGAAATTATTGCAGCGTTTAAATAA
- a CDS encoding carbohydrate ABC transporter permease produces MKKISLMSYQLFCLVIGLIVIFPIIYAISVSFMPAEEILSTSVHLFPKRWTIENYIQAFTKAPLLRYLLNSLIMTLGATTVRLFTASTAAFAFSFFEFKGKKFLFLFFIGTMMIPSDLLIIKNYSTVAKLGLVNTYLGMMVVFFVTMVNIFVMRQYFLSYSKSVREAALMDGCTNFMFFRKILIPSSKPVFITTFISSFVGVWNQYLWPLLVTNRNQMRTAQVAVTLLNFPDASPHGIVMAAAIIIVLPSAIIFIIFQRYIKKGMMAGGVKG; encoded by the coding sequence ATGAAAAAAATAAGTTTAATGAGCTATCAGTTATTTTGTTTAGTAATTGGCTTAATTGTAATATTCCCTATTATTTATGCGATATCAGTATCTTTTATGCCAGCTGAAGAAATATTGTCCACATCTGTACATTTATTTCCAAAACGATGGACAATTGAAAACTATATTCAAGCTTTTACTAAGGCTCCATTGTTAAGATATTTGTTAAATTCTTTAATAATGACTTTAGGAGCGACAACAGTTAGATTATTCACAGCAAGTACTGCGGCTTTTGCTTTTTCCTTCTTTGAATTTAAAGGTAAAAAATTTTTATTCCTATTTTTTATTGGAACAATGATGATACCTAGTGATTTATTGATTATTAAAAATTATAGCACTGTAGCAAAGTTAGGTCTTGTTAATACTTATTTAGGTATGATGGTTGTATTTTTTGTAACTATGGTTAATATTTTTGTTATGCGTCAATATTTTTTATCTTATTCAAAATCGGTAAGAGAAGCAGCATTGATGGATGGTTGTACAAATTTTATGTTCTTCAGAAAAATTTTAATTCCATCCTCAAAACCTGTATTTATAACAACATTTATTTCTTCTTTTGTAGGAGTATGGAATCAATATTTGTGGCCGTTATTGGTAACTAATCGCAATCAAATGAGAACAGCTCAAGTTGCTGTAACTTTGTTAAATTTTCCAGATGCTAGTCCTCATGGCATTGTAATGGCTGCAGCAATTATTATTGTTTTACCTTCAGCAATCATATTTATTATATTCCAAAGATATATTAAAAAAGGAATGATGGCTGGAGGAGTTAAGGGATAA
- a CDS encoding carbohydrate ABC transporter permease: MVSSFFKKRLFQKVEPYLYLLPALIVILTFTYYPFLQNVINSTYIVNAAGLRKNFVGLENYRKILTNPVFLQAIKNTIIFAACTIPLSLIVGLILALIAREKTKLSPVYEALFSLPMAMSLSVMAVIFQLMLNPTLGIVNRTLGLEINWLRETLTALPALIAMEVWLNIGFNFLFLLTAIRNIPEEILESAKMDGANRWVRLYHIILPCISPTMLFLIVSSIAKEMIASGLTLILTQGGPDGKTETIVSFIYKNSILNQNYNVGYAASVIGFVLTFIFVLISFIYEKKGVHYV; this comes from the coding sequence ATGGTATCAAGTTTTTTTAAAAAAAGATTATTTCAAAAAGTTGAACCATATCTATATTTATTACCAGCATTAATAGTAATATTGACATTTACATACTATCCTTTTTTGCAAAATGTCATTAATAGTACTTATATTGTTAATGCTGCTGGTTTAAGAAAAAACTTTGTAGGATTAGAAAATTACAGAAAAATTTTAACGAATCCTGTATTTTTACAAGCTATAAAAAATACGATTATATTTGCAGCTTGTACAATTCCTTTATCTTTGATTGTAGGACTAATTTTAGCATTAATTGCTAGAGAAAAAACTAAATTATCACCTGTATATGAAGCGTTATTTTCATTACCAATGGCAATGTCATTATCAGTTATGGCTGTTATTTTTCAATTAATGTTGAATCCAACACTAGGTATTGTAAATAGAACACTTGGACTTGAAATTAATTGGTTAAGAGAAACTTTAACAGCATTACCTGCATTAATTGCTATGGAAGTCTGGCTTAATATAGGATTTAATTTTTTATTCTTATTAACGGCAATTAGAAATATTCCTGAAGAAATTCTTGAAAGCGCTAAAATGGATGGTGCTAATAGATGGGTAAGATTATATCACATTATATTACCGTGTATTTCACCTACTATGCTATTTTTAATTGTTTCTTCAATTGCTAAAGAAATGATTGCCAGTGGATTAACATTGATATTAACACAAGGTGGACCTGATGGTAAAACAGAAACAATTGTATCGTTCATTTATAAAAATTCAATTTTAAATCAAAATTATAATGTTGGATATGCTGCTTCAGTAATTGGATTTGTTTTAACATTTATCTTTGTATTGATCAGCTTTATTTATGAAAAGAAAGGGGTACATTACGTATGA
- a CDS encoding alpha-ketoacid dehydrogenase subunit beta: MAQMTMIQAITDALALELKRDENVLIFGEDVGKNGGVFRATQGLQDEFGEDRVFNTPLAESGIGGLAIGLALEGYRPVPEIQFFGFVFEVMDSVVAQAARTRYRMGGTRQMPIVFRSPFGGGVHTPELHSDNLEGLVAQSPGLKVVIPSNPYDAKGLLISAIRDNDPVVYLEHMKLYRSFREEVPEESYTVPLGKAAVTREGTDVSIITYGAMVRESVKAAENLEKEGISVEVIDLRTVSPLDLDTILASVQKTGRVVVVQEAQRQAGIGAMVMSEISERAILHLQAPIGRVAAPDTIFPFGQAENDWLPNASDIEAKVRETYNF, encoded by the coding sequence ATGGCACAAATGACAATGATTCAAGCCATTACTGATGCATTGGCTTTAGAATTAAAACGTGATGAAAATGTCCTAATTTTCGGTGAAGACGTTGGTAAAAACGGAGGAGTTTTCCGTGCGACTCAAGGACTTCAAGATGAATTTGGTGAAGACCGTGTATTTAATACTCCTTTAGCAGAATCAGGTATTGGTGGTTTAGCTATCGGATTAGCATTAGAAGGTTACCGTCCAGTTCCAGAAATCCAATTCTTTGGATTCGTATTTGAAGTGATGGACAGTGTTGTGGCTCAAGCAGCTCGTACTCGTTACCGTATGGGTGGAACTCGTCAAATGCCTATCGTATTCCGTTCACCATTTGGTGGTGGGGTTCACACACCAGAATTACACTCAGATAACTTAGAAGGTTTAGTAGCACAATCACCAGGTTTGAAAGTCGTTATTCCTTCAAATCCATATGATGCAAAAGGTTTATTAATTTCAGCTATTCGTGACAATGATCCAGTTGTTTACTTAGAACATATGAAATTATACCGTTCATTCCGTGAAGAAGTTCCAGAAGAAAGCTATACAGTTCCATTAGGAAAAGCAGCTGTAACTCGTGAAGGTACAGATGTTTCAATTATTACTTACGGAGCTATGGTTCGTGAATCTGTTAAAGCAGCAGAAAACTTAGAAAAAGAAGGTATTTCTGTAGAAGTTATTGACTTACGTACAGTTTCTCCATTAGACTTAGATACAATTTTAGCTTCAGTTCAAAAAACTGGACGTGTTGTAGTTGTACAAGAAGCTCAACGTCAAGCAGGTATTGGCGCAATGGTAATGTCTGAAATTTCAGAACGCGCAATTTTACACTTACAAGCTCCAATCGGACGTGTTGCTGCACCAGATACAATTTTCCCATTTGGTCAAGCAGAAAACGACTGGTTACCCAATGCAAGTGATATTGAAGCAAAAGTTCGCGAAACTTACAATTTTTAA
- the lpdA gene encoding dihydrolipoyl dehydrogenase, with protein MVVGDFAIELDTVVIGAGPGGYVAAIRAAQEGQKVAIIEKEYIGGVCLNVGCIPSKALISAGHHYQEAQHSEVFGVTAKEVVLDFAKTQEWKDNQVVKKLTSGIEYLLKKNKVEIIRGEAFLVDEHTLRVVTEDSAQTYSFNHAIVATGSRPIEIKGFKFGGRVIDSTGGLGLKDVPKKLVVIGGGVIGSELGGAYANLGSEVTILEGAPSILSMFDKDMVKLVEDDFAKKGVTVITSAMAKEAVDNGDSVTVKFEVEGKEQSIVADYVMVAVGRRPNTDELGLDVVGVEMTERGLVKVDNQGRTNIKNIFAIGDIVPGAALAHKASYEGKIAAEAISGKSVAVDYRAMPAVAFTDPELASVGYTQQQAKDAGLKVKASKFPLAGNGRAISLNATEGFVRLITTKDDNVIVGAQVAGVNASDLIAELGLAVEAGMNAEDIALTIHSHPSLAEVIMDTAELALGMPIHI; from the coding sequence ATGGTAGTAGGCGATTTCGCTATTGAACTAGATACAGTCGTAATTGGTGCCGGCCCTGGTGGTTACGTTGCTGCAATTCGTGCAGCTCAAGAAGGACAAAAAGTTGCGATTATTGAAAAAGAATATATTGGTGGTGTGTGTTTAAACGTTGGATGTATTCCATCTAAAGCATTAATTTCTGCAGGACACCATTATCAAGAAGCTCAACATTCTGAAGTTTTCGGAGTAACTGCTAAAGAAGTAGTGTTAGATTTTGCTAAAACTCAAGAATGGAAAGATAACCAAGTTGTTAAAAAATTAACTTCTGGTATTGAGTACTTATTAAAGAAAAATAAAGTTGAAATCATTCGAGGAGAAGCTTTCTTAGTAGATGAGCACACATTACGTGTTGTGACTGAAGATTCTGCTCAAACATATTCATTCAACCATGCAATCGTTGCAACTGGTAGCCGTCCAATTGAAATCAAAGGTTTTAAATTTGGTGGACGTGTGATTGATTCAACTGGTGGTTTAGGGTTAAAAGATGTTCCTAAAAAATTAGTTGTTATCGGTGGTGGAGTTATCGGTTCAGAATTAGGTGGCGCATATGCTAACTTAGGTTCTGAAGTAACAATTTTAGAAGGTGCTCCAAGCATTCTTTCAATGTTCGATAAAGACATGGTGAAATTAGTAGAAGATGATTTCGCTAAAAAAGGTGTTACAGTTATTACTTCTGCAATGGCTAAAGAAGCTGTTGATAATGGAGATAGCGTAACCGTGAAATTCGAAGTAGAAGGTAAAGAGCAATCAATCGTTGCTGATTATGTAATGGTTGCTGTAGGACGCCGCCCAAACACTGATGAATTAGGATTAGACGTTGTAGGTGTTGAAATGACTGAACGTGGTTTAGTGAAAGTAGATAATCAAGGACGTACAAATATTAAAAATATTTTTGCAATTGGAGATATCGTTCCTGGTGCAGCATTAGCGCATAAAGCAAGTTATGAAGGTAAAATTGCTGCTGAAGCAATCTCAGGTAAATCAGTTGCTGTTGACTATCGTGCAATGCCAGCTGTTGCCTTCACTGATCCAGAATTAGCTTCTGTTGGTTATACACAACAACAAGCAAAAGATGCTGGATTAAAAGTGAAAGCATCTAAATTCCCTCTAGCAGGAAATGGTCGTGCAATTTCATTAAATGCAACGGAAGGTTTCGTTCGTTTAATTACTACAAAAGATGACAACGTAATTGTAGGAGCTCAAGTAGCAGGGGTAAACGCAAGTGACTTAATTGCAGAATTAGGGTTAGCTGTTGAAGCTGGTATGAATGCAGAAGATATCGCACTAACAATTCACTCACATCCATCATTAGCTGAAGTAATTATGGATACAGCTGAATTAGCATTAGGAATGCCAATTCATATTTAA